A genomic window from Algoriphagus sp. Y33 includes:
- a CDS encoding efflux RND transporter permease subunit: MLKKIITRPVLATVISIVLVLLGLVSMQRIPVTMFPDIAPPTVNVSGSYPGGNSESVIRSVITPLEDAINGVENMEYISSSAGSDGSFSLRIVFKQGVDPDQAAVNVQNRVAQVNSLIPSEVVQAGITTTKQQNSSIMYFDITSTDTTKYDEVFLQNYAKINLITSLKRIPGIGNVQILGSKDYAMRIWLDPQKMTVHSLVPQDIERAIANSSLEASPGKLGEESDAPMQYTMKYKGKLNTAGDFGKIVIKADPDGGMLRLRDVARIELGASFYGSDNKENGFPAVVIGIQQASGSNANEIETAVRAQLEDFSESFPEGIEYNIIQSVKERLDQSIQQVRNTFIEAFVLVFIVVFLFLQDFRSTLIPAIAVPVAIIGTFFFLQMLGFTMNVLTLFALVLAIGIVVDDAIVVVEAVHAKMKKTGLPAKEATIATMGEITSAIVSITLVMSAVFLPIGFMDGPAGIFYKQFAFTLAIAILISALNALTLSPALCALLLTDTHHKSGEKKVKQCFKQRFFTAFNAGFDTMTGRYIHAVEWLLKKKWLALTGLGLVTVFSIWMMDNSPKSFIPEEDDRFLTYSLALKSGTNTDYTNKVIDRIDSAFGQMPEVELVTSVSGFDIISGGSGPSYGLGFIRLKEAKDRGNIKDMDQLVIAMNGRLQAIKEGELSIFRSPPVEGFGSINGAELVLQDKMSGSLDEFSEVAESLLSEFNRSPQIASAFTMFRNDFPQLEIELDEDKAYQLGTTPKDVMNTLGLFYGGSQASDFIRFGRFYRVNIKAEGQYRADENSLSQVYVKSNSGTMIPINTLVTLNKVYGPELITRYNLYNNISVNILPADGYSNTQAMDVAEEIMKEKLPQSYGYEWTGLSKEEKESGNQMVFIFALCVLFTYFLLAAQYESYLLPLAVIFSIPTGLLGVYLAIGVAGLTNSIYVQVGLIMLIGLLAKNAILIVEFALQARQTGMGLIRSALSGSKHRLRPILMTSIAFVAGITPLMFSSGSSAVGNRSISISTAGGMISGVLLGLFIIPVLFVLFQSLQEYFSPLRKPQIEDLFNDENY, from the coding sequence ATGCTGAAAAAAATTATTACAAGGCCTGTTTTGGCAACCGTAATTTCCATCGTGTTGGTGTTACTGGGTTTAGTAAGTATGCAACGGATCCCGGTTACTATGTTTCCGGATATTGCCCCACCAACTGTGAATGTATCGGGTTCATATCCGGGGGGCAATAGTGAAAGTGTTATCCGCTCAGTAATTACCCCTTTGGAAGATGCGATTAATGGGGTGGAAAACATGGAGTACATCTCCTCTTCGGCAGGTAGCGACGGTTCTTTTTCTTTACGGATCGTATTTAAGCAGGGGGTTGACCCTGATCAGGCTGCTGTAAATGTTCAGAACCGTGTGGCACAGGTGAACAGCCTTATTCCAAGTGAGGTCGTACAGGCAGGGATTACCACTACAAAGCAGCAGAACAGCAGCATTATGTACTTTGATATTACGAGTACAGATACCACTAAATACGATGAGGTTTTTTTGCAGAACTATGCCAAAATCAACCTTATCACCAGTCTGAAGCGTATCCCCGGAATTGGAAATGTTCAGATATTGGGTTCTAAGGATTATGCCATGCGGATTTGGTTAGATCCCCAAAAAATGACCGTGCATAGTCTGGTTCCGCAGGATATAGAGCGCGCCATTGCCAATAGTAGTTTGGAAGCTTCACCGGGGAAATTGGGAGAAGAGTCGGATGCTCCGATGCAATACACGATGAAGTATAAAGGGAAGTTGAATACCGCAGGAGACTTCGGGAAGATTGTAATTAAAGCCGATCCCGATGGAGGAATGCTCCGCCTGAGAGATGTGGCAAGGATTGAGTTAGGTGCCTCATTTTATGGAAGTGACAACAAGGAAAATGGCTTTCCGGCTGTTGTGATCGGTATCCAACAGGCCAGTGGATCCAATGCAAATGAGATTGAAACGGCAGTGAGAGCGCAGCTGGAAGACTTTAGTGAAAGTTTCCCCGAAGGAATTGAATACAATATTATCCAGAGTGTAAAAGAACGGTTGGATCAATCCATTCAACAGGTTCGCAACACCTTTATAGAAGCATTTGTACTCGTGTTTATAGTGGTTTTCCTCTTTTTGCAGGATTTTCGTTCTACACTTATCCCGGCCATTGCCGTGCCTGTAGCCATTATCGGCACATTCTTTTTCCTGCAAATGCTGGGGTTCACGATGAATGTGCTTACGCTTTTCGCTTTGGTGTTGGCAATTGGTATTGTAGTAGATGATGCCATTGTAGTGGTAGAAGCTGTCCATGCAAAAATGAAAAAGACAGGTTTGCCGGCAAAGGAGGCTACCATCGCTACAATGGGAGAGATAACCAGTGCTATTGTTTCGATTACGTTGGTGATGTCGGCAGTATTTTTACCGATTGGTTTTATGGATGGACCGGCAGGGATATTTTATAAACAATTTGCCTTTACCTTGGCCATTGCCATTCTTATTTCGGCACTGAATGCGCTGACACTTAGCCCTGCGCTCTGCGCACTTCTGCTTACGGACACACATCACAAGAGCGGTGAAAAAAAAGTAAAACAGTGTTTTAAACAACGCTTTTTTACGGCTTTTAATGCCGGCTTTGACACAATGACCGGTCGCTACATTCACGCTGTTGAATGGTTGCTTAAGAAGAAGTGGTTGGCCCTGACAGGTTTGGGCTTGGTAACCGTTTTTTCCATTTGGATGATGGACAACAGCCCCAAATCTTTTATCCCTGAAGAGGATGACCGTTTTTTAACCTATTCTTTGGCATTGAAATCCGGTACCAATACGGATTATACCAATAAAGTGATCGACCGGATTGACAGTGCTTTCGGGCAAATGCCGGAGGTGGAACTGGTGACAAGCGTATCGGGATTTGATATCATCAGCGGAGGCTCGGGACCGTCTTATGGTCTTGGTTTCATACGGTTAAAAGAGGCAAAAGACAGGGGGAATATAAAAGATATGGATCAGCTTGTAATTGCAATGAACGGACGGCTTCAGGCAATAAAAGAAGGTGAGTTGAGCATTTTCCGATCTCCGCCTGTCGAGGGGTTCGGGAGTATCAACGGTGCGGAATTGGTTCTTCAGGATAAGATGAGCGGCAGTCTTGACGAGTTTTCAGAAGTAGCGGAAAGCCTGTTGTCGGAATTCAACAGATCGCCTCAAATTGCTTCTGCATTTACGATGTTCAGAAATGATTTTCCGCAGCTGGAAATTGAACTTGACGAAGATAAAGCCTATCAGCTCGGTACCACGCCAAAAGATGTCATGAATACGCTCGGACTTTTTTACGGTGGAAGCCAGGCGAGTGATTTTATCCGTTTCGGTAGATTTTACCGGGTAAATATTAAAGCAGAAGGGCAATACCGTGCCGATGAAAATTCGTTAAGCCAAGTTTATGTTAAAAGTAACAGCGGCACCATGATTCCAATCAATACGTTGGTAACCCTGAATAAAGTTTATGGACCCGAACTTATCACCCGGTATAATCTGTACAATAATATTTCGGTGAATATTCTTCCCGCCGATGGGTATAGCAATACGCAGGCGATGGATGTGGCGGAGGAAATTATGAAAGAAAAACTGCCCCAATCCTACGGTTACGAATGGACAGGTTTGAGTAAGGAAGAAAAAGAGTCCGGCAATCAAATGGTTTTCATTTTTGCACTTTGTGTGCTGTTTACCTATTTTCTTTTGGCGGCACAATACGAAAGCTATCTGCTGCCTTTGGCTGTGATTTTTTCCATCCCTACAGGTTTGTTAGGGGTTTATCTGGCGATTGGAGTGGCCGGTTTAACAAACAGTATTTATGTGCAGGTGGGATTGATTATGCTCATCGGCTTACTTGCCAAAAATGCTATTCTCATTGTAGAATTTGCGTTGCAGGCCCGTCAAACTGGAATGGGGTTAATCCGTTCAGCCCTTTCAGGTTCGAAGCATAGGCTCCGCCCAATATTAATGACTTCGATTGCATTCGTGGCAGGTATTACCCCGTTGATGTTTTCAAGCGGATCATCAGCAGTCGGCAACAGGTCAATAAGTATCAGTACGGCAGGCGGAATGATTTCCGGCGTCCTGCTGGGGCTATTCATTATCCCTGTTTTGTTTGTTCTTTTTCAAAGTTTACAGGAATATTTTAGTCCATTGAGAAAGCCGCAGATAGAAGACCTTTTTAATGATGAGAACTACTGA
- a CDS encoding efflux transporter outer membrane subunit, with product MKQYKNSLTILLMVAAMVSCTVTKDYRKPTIGTPTHFSTVESEGKDTVILDRKEFFKNVKLVGLIDHAIEKNSSIQVAIKNIESAEAMFKKTKLNYLPELDAQINANRSRASKNSLAGISAQEFTSSTNTQDFTASMGLAWEIDIWGKIKRQKEAAISEYLQMQQVEKAVQTRLVADVAMGYYNLLMLDNQLSVAERNMQLGENTLDIMRMLYKYGDANALGIQQATAQLEKVKVLKSQIEQDISMQEIALSILCGNFPSAIERQEQTDGELNSMNMDYGVALLSNRPDVLASELNLRSANARVGVAQASLYPTLSLSAQAGLNSLKVSNWFSVPASLFSTVTGGVTQPVFSRGVLKLQGKQAEIDYEKAVTDFRQAVLDAYGEVSIALMKVKKLEEQAGHNNLRERELREGIETAEVLYKNGMVNYLEVITAESNYLQASLESAVLQREQIVNKIELYRAVGGGWN from the coding sequence ATGAAGCAATATAAAAATAGTCTGACCATTTTATTGATGGTGGCAGCAATGGTTTCCTGCACTGTGACCAAAGATTACAGGAAGCCGACTATTGGTACACCAACCCATTTCAGTACGGTAGAATCAGAGGGAAAAGACACGGTCATTTTGGATAGGAAGGAGTTTTTCAAGAATGTAAAATTAGTTGGGCTTATTGATCATGCCATTGAAAAAAACAGCAGTATACAAGTGGCAATTAAGAACATCGAAAGTGCGGAAGCTATGTTCAAAAAGACAAAACTGAATTACCTGCCGGAACTGGATGCCCAAATCAATGCCAACAGAAGTAGGGCTTCCAAAAATAGTTTGGCTGGAATATCTGCACAGGAATTTACTTCCAGTACCAATACACAGGATTTCACCGCTTCTATGGGGCTTGCCTGGGAAATTGATATCTGGGGGAAAATTAAAAGACAGAAAGAAGCGGCAATCTCTGAGTATTTGCAAATGCAGCAGGTGGAAAAAGCAGTCCAAACCAGATTGGTGGCAGATGTGGCCATGGGATATTACAATCTGCTGATGCTGGATAATCAACTTTCTGTAGCCGAAAGGAATATGCAGTTAGGGGAAAATACGTTGGACATAATGCGCATGCTGTATAAATATGGAGATGCCAATGCCCTGGGGATACAACAGGCAACTGCACAACTGGAAAAGGTGAAGGTGTTAAAATCACAGATAGAGCAGGATATTTCCATGCAAGAAATTGCCCTCAGCATCCTGTGCGGAAATTTCCCGTCCGCCATAGAAAGACAGGAACAAACCGACGGCGAACTCAACAGTATGAATATGGATTACGGAGTGGCTTTACTGTCAAACCGCCCGGATGTGCTAGCTTCGGAACTAAACCTTCGCTCGGCAAACGCAAGAGTTGGTGTGGCCCAGGCTTCCTTGTATCCAACCCTTAGTTTATCGGCACAGGCCGGTCTGAATTCACTGAAAGTAAGTAATTGGTTTTCTGTTCCGGCTTCTTTGTTCAGTACTGTGACAGGTGGTGTCACTCAGCCTGTTTTTAGCAGAGGTGTTTTGAAACTGCAGGGAAAGCAGGCGGAAATTGACTATGAGAAAGCGGTAACTGATTTCCGTCAAGCAGTGTTGGATGCTTATGGAGAAGTTTCAATTGCGCTTATGAAAGTGAAAAAATTGGAAGAACAAGCCGGTCATAATAATTTAAGGGAGCGGGAACTGAGAGAGGGAATAGAAACCGCAGAGGTTTTGTATAAAAATGGAATGGTTAATTATTTGGAAGTTATAACGGCTGAAAGCAATTACCTACAGGCTAGTTTGGAAAGTGCGGTATTGCAAAGAGAGCAGATAGTGAATAAAATTGAACTTTACCGTGCGGTAGGGGGAGGGTGGAATTGA
- a CDS encoding sensor histidine kinase: MKSIKWLIKPVSVIVVFILVYLLYYLINPFGDFLGRFGQMLFPELMEEILIGLVQSWIIVEASVFISKFLDKKLSWNYTPMLRIGVQLVLVISVATAVLYLQHLYYTKEYGAPLDSEETISIWQFFVGGLIVSIFVSSFHTGYSLLEYWKESMAETAELKIKTLKLKEVAMQSELQSLKLQLDPHFMFNNFSTLSALINEDKEIANRFLDNLSQVYRYMIINLKKNLVTLQEEITFVKSYNYLILIRHGENVRIDMNVPEEFTGRYIPPIGLQLLIENAIKHNRATQAMPLQISISVDRETGFLWVKNNLQRIANPLQTTGLGLRNIINRYGILSDKVPVIEEKANSFEVGLPLLS; encoded by the coding sequence ATGAAATCGATAAAATGGTTGATCAAACCCGTTTCAGTAATTGTGGTATTTATACTGGTTTATTTGCTGTACTATTTAATCAATCCGTTTGGAGATTTTCTGGGTAGATTTGGCCAGATGCTTTTCCCCGAGTTAATGGAGGAAATTCTTATCGGTTTGGTGCAGTCCTGGATTATTGTTGAGGCAAGTGTTTTTATATCCAAGTTCTTGGATAAGAAGCTGTCATGGAACTACACCCCGATGTTACGTATTGGGGTGCAGCTGGTTTTGGTCATTTCCGTGGCTACAGCTGTGCTATATCTTCAACATCTGTACTATACCAAAGAATATGGAGCACCGTTGGACAGTGAAGAAACGATAAGTATTTGGCAGTTTTTCGTGGGTGGGCTTATTGTATCCATTTTTGTAAGCTCTTTTCACACAGGATACTCTTTGCTTGAATATTGGAAAGAGTCCATGGCTGAAACTGCCGAACTTAAAATAAAAACCCTGAAGCTTAAGGAAGTGGCTATGCAGTCTGAGCTGCAGTCCTTAAAACTGCAATTAGACCCGCATTTTATGTTTAATAATTTCAGTACGCTGTCAGCACTGATTAATGAAGATAAAGAAATTGCCAACCGGTTTCTCGATAATCTCTCGCAGGTATATCGCTATATGATTATCAACCTGAAAAAAAATCTGGTTACCCTGCAGGAAGAAATCACTTTTGTAAAATCATACAACTATCTTATTCTTATTCGGCATGGCGAAAACGTCCGTATTGATATGAATGTTCCTGAGGAGTTTACAGGAAGATATATTCCGCCGATAGGTTTACAGCTTTTGATTGAAAATGCTATAAAACATAATAGAGCCACCCAAGCAATGCCCTTGCAGATCAGTATAAGCGTGGATAGGGAAACGGGTTTTTTGTGGGTGAAAAATAATTTACAGCGTATAGCAAACCCTTTGCAGACAACCGGACTGGGGCTAAGGAATATTATAAACCGCTATGGGATTTTATCGGATAAAGTCCCTGTAATTGAGGAAAAAGCAAACAGCTTTGAAGTTGGATTACCTTTGCTGAGTTAA
- a CDS encoding LytTR family DNA-binding domain-containing protein, producing MNILIVEDEKHNALRLQQLVTELADEYHIAGMVGSVEETVNWIKNNAKPDVALMDIRLSDGLSFDVFRQINVSFPIIFTTAYDEYAIRAFKVNSLDYLLKPIQKEELAAALKKCNPSTLQPTVEQLLELINSKSKLYRKRFLLPAFDGFKTVNSEDILFVYFESKSTKLMLKSGHKEVVPYSLDELEEELDPDDFFRANRQFIVHVNSIERILNSFNGKLKVVLKRHPEKELLVSKEKAVKFKEWLNQ from the coding sequence ATGAATATTCTAATAGTAGAAGACGAAAAACACAATGCTCTGCGACTGCAGCAGCTGGTTACGGAACTGGCTGATGAATACCATATCGCGGGAATGGTAGGTTCTGTGGAAGAGACTGTTAACTGGATAAAAAATAATGCGAAACCGGATGTGGCTTTAATGGATATACGCCTGTCGGATGGACTGAGCTTTGATGTTTTCCGGCAGATCAATGTTTCCTTCCCGATTATATTTACCACTGCGTATGATGAATATGCAATCAGAGCTTTTAAAGTAAACAGCTTGGATTATCTGCTTAAGCCCATCCAAAAAGAAGAGCTCGCAGCAGCCTTAAAGAAGTGCAATCCATCTACCTTACAACCGACTGTTGAACAGTTGTTGGAACTGATCAACAGTAAATCAAAACTTTATAGGAAGCGTTTTCTGCTACCTGCTTTCGATGGATTCAAAACGGTAAATTCCGAAGATATTCTTTTTGTGTACTTCGAATCCAAATCCACTAAACTAATGCTCAAATCCGGGCATAAAGAGGTGGTGCCTTACTCTTTGGACGAACTGGAAGAAGAACTTGATCCGGACGATTTCTTCAGGGCCAATCGACAGTTTATCGTTCATGTCAACAGCATAGAACGTATCCTAAATAGCTTTAACGGTAAATTGAAAGTGGTGTTAAAAAGGCATCCTGAAAAAGAACTGCTGGTCAGCAAAGAGAAAGCAGTGAAATTTAAAGAATGGTTAAATCAATAA
- a CDS encoding DoxX family protein, giving the protein MSKFSSTLNPDLGILLLRIATGGLMVFHGVGKLIQGHDFVKASLAEKGLPTFLWIGAPLGEVLAPLLLILGIFSRLSGLMIAAVMVFALYLGHGMQAFTLTDTGGLDGELAFLYMFGGLALFFLGGGKYVVYKTKNDLLK; this is encoded by the coding sequence ATGAGTAAATTTTCAAGCACGTTAAATCCGGATCTTGGTATCCTTTTGTTGAGAATCGCTACCGGAGGATTAATGGTCTTTCATGGGGTTGGAAAGCTAATCCAGGGACACGATTTTGTCAAAGCATCACTTGCCGAAAAAGGATTGCCCACGTTTTTGTGGATAGGTGCTCCCTTAGGCGAAGTTCTGGCGCCACTATTACTGATTCTTGGTATCTTTTCACGTCTTTCAGGACTGATGATTGCAGCAGTAATGGTCTTCGCATTATACCTCGGTCATGGAATGCAAGCCTTTACCCTTACCGATACGGGGGGACTGGATGGAGAACTGGCTTTCCTGTATATGTTTGGAGGATTAGCATTATTTTTCCTGGGGGGTGGAAAATATGTAGTATACAAAACCAAAAATGACTTGTTGAAATAA
- a CDS encoding transcriptional regulator, translating to MEVKEKSFPKDMSVVFVQSKTFPDGIQEAFDTLKSRVGHIKRVSYFGISNPEGGQGIVYRAAAATMPEVDAEALGLGKLNIKGGNYYSVKLTDISKNINLISEAFDLILSKSNIDPNGHCIEVYDHFGSDSVECIVRKVD from the coding sequence ATGGAAGTAAAAGAGAAATCATTCCCAAAAGACATGTCAGTGGTGTTTGTCCAGTCAAAAACATTTCCTGATGGTATCCAAGAAGCATTTGATACATTAAAGTCCAGGGTGGGCCATATTAAAAGAGTCTCATATTTTGGAATATCTAACCCGGAAGGAGGTCAGGGTATAGTTTACCGTGCGGCAGCAGCAACCATGCCTGAGGTTGATGCGGAAGCGCTTGGCCTGGGAAAATTGAATATCAAAGGTGGGAATTATTACTCCGTAAAGCTCACTGATATTAGCAAGAATATCAATCTGATTTCAGAGGCTTTTGATCTTATTCTTTCAAAGTCCAATATAGACCCCAATGGACATTGCATTGAAGTCTACGACCATTTTGGTTCTGATAGTGTGGAGTGTATCGTTAGAAAAGTAGACTAA